One segment of Porticoccus hydrocarbonoclasticus MCTG13d DNA contains the following:
- a CDS encoding YggS family pyridoxal phosphate-dependent enzyme produces MHNIADNLNRLHRQIQQIADRTGRDADKIQLLAVSKGQPATAIRTAYELGQRHFGENYLQEALEKQRALADLTDICWHFIGPLQSNKTRKVAEQFDWVHSVDRYRVAERLNTQRPATRGPLNVCLQVNIDSEVSKSGIAVAALPTLAEKIIELPHLNLRGLMCIPRSQPDLQRQRIAFAQLAAQLNTLRDSSRLARLDTLSMGMSDDLEAAILEGSTIVRIGTAIFGPRQTPG; encoded by the coding sequence ATGCATAATATAGCCGACAATCTCAACCGACTTCACCGACAGATTCAACAAATCGCTGACCGGACAGGCCGCGATGCGGATAAAATCCAACTGCTTGCGGTCAGCAAGGGCCAGCCCGCTACCGCAATCCGTACAGCCTATGAGCTGGGTCAGCGCCACTTCGGCGAAAACTATCTCCAGGAGGCGCTGGAGAAGCAGCGGGCACTGGCGGACCTGACCGATATCTGCTGGCATTTCATCGGGCCACTGCAGTCAAACAAAACCCGAAAAGTGGCAGAACAATTTGATTGGGTGCACAGCGTTGATCGGTACCGTGTGGCAGAACGTCTCAATACCCAGCGCCCCGCAACCCGGGGGCCCCTGAATGTCTGCCTGCAGGTGAATATCGACAGCGAGGTAAGCAAGTCCGGCATCGCGGTGGCAGCGCTGCCAACCCTGGCAGAAAAAATCATTGAATTGCCTCACCTTAATCTCCGCGGATTGATGTGCATCCCGCGCAGTCAACCCGACTTGCAACGACAACGAATTGCCTTTGCCCAACTGGCAGCACAGCTGAACACGCTTCGGGACTCCTCCCGGCTCGCCAGATTGGATACACTCTCAATGGGCATGTCGGATGACCTTGAGGCGGCCATTCTTGAGGGATCCACCATCGTGCGTATTGGCACAGCCATTTTTGGTCCCCGGCAAACCCCTGGGTAA
- a CDS encoding DUF167 family protein, producing the protein MGKHYRWQEGSLLLRCQLQPRASKDEIVGLQGERLKIRITAPPVEGKANQHLIALVSRWFGTPKSAVSLLQGEIGRQKTLRIESPTRLPDGAAIERPEI; encoded by the coding sequence ATGGGAAAACACTACCGGTGGCAGGAGGGCTCCTTGCTATTGCGCTGCCAGCTGCAACCACGTGCGTCCAAAGATGAAATTGTCGGGTTGCAGGGAGAGCGTCTGAAAATCCGGATCACCGCACCGCCGGTTGAGGGCAAGGCCAACCAGCATTTGATTGCATTGGTCAGTCGCTGGTTCGGCACGCCCAAATCTGCCGTCAGCCTGCTGCAGGGAGAGATCGGCAGACAAAAAACATTGCGGATTGAAAGCCCGACCCGGCTGCCCGACGGGGCAGCTATTGAGCGGCCAGAGATTTAA
- a CDS encoding YggT family protein encodes MSTFTQAGTFLVQSLGSFYLAVVMLRFLLQLSHADFYNPISQFLVKATHLPSKPLRKLFPTYRHFDLASIVLALLCQWLVIQLTASINGLGMMNILSALAWGAVGAIYLVLNLYLYGLLIVIIVSWVAPQSNHPALTLLNQLIRPVMAPFQRIIPPLGGLDLSPIFMFLVINMLQIFVHGAARSLQVPSGLVPGI; translated from the coding sequence ATGAGTACATTTACCCAAGCCGGCACTTTTCTGGTTCAATCCCTCGGCAGCTTTTACTTGGCGGTGGTGATGCTGCGCTTTCTCCTCCAGCTCTCCCATGCCGACTTCTACAATCCGATTTCCCAGTTTCTGGTGAAGGCCACCCATTTGCCCAGCAAACCCCTGCGCAAGTTGTTTCCCACCTACCGGCATTTCGATCTGGCCAGCATCGTGCTGGCGCTACTATGCCAATGGCTGGTAATTCAGCTTACCGCTTCGATCAACGGCCTGGGCATGATGAACATTCTGTCGGCCCTGGCCTGGGGCGCGGTGGGCGCCATTTATCTGGTGCTGAACCTGTATCTCTACGGTCTGCTGATCGTCATTATCGTCAGCTGGGTGGCACCACAGAGCAATCACCCCGCGCTGACACTGCTAAACCAGTTGATTCGTCCCGTTATGGCACCCTTTCAGCGGATTATCCCTCCGCTGGGCGGACTGGATCTGTCGCCCATTTTCATGTTTCTGGTGATCAATATGCTGCAGATTTTTGTGCACGGTGCCGCCAGGTCACTGCAGGTGCCATCCGGCCTTGTGCCCGGTATCTGA
- the proC gene encoding pyrroline-5-carboxylate reductase, whose protein sequence is MNKPTLTFIGGGNMANSLIGGLIAKGYPADAITATDPLEANRQQLASTFGVQTSTDNMAAAAKAEVILLAVKPQVMKTVTETITGALGHRPLIISIAAGISMASLEQWLSADLPIVRCMPNTPSLVQTGAAGLFANGQVSDDQKQLTSDILNAVGTSCWLQTEAEIDAVTAVSGSGPAYYFLIMEIMQEIGEELGLSPELSRQLTLQTALGAAKMAVSSDVDAAELRRRVSSPGGTTERAIEAFEAGNLKTLFREAMNSAVKRAAEMADELAN, encoded by the coding sequence GTGAACAAACCCACACTGACTTTCATCGGTGGCGGCAATATGGCCAACAGCCTGATTGGTGGCCTCATCGCCAAAGGCTATCCGGCAGACGCCATTACCGCCACTGACCCACTGGAGGCCAACCGCCAGCAATTGGCCAGCACCTTCGGCGTTCAAACCTCAACCGATAACATGGCCGCTGCAGCCAAAGCCGAGGTCATTCTGCTGGCCGTAAAACCACAGGTCATGAAAACCGTGACCGAAACAATCACCGGCGCTCTGGGTCACCGACCTCTGATTATTTCGATTGCAGCGGGGATATCCATGGCGTCACTGGAGCAATGGCTGAGTGCCGACCTGCCGATTGTTCGCTGCATGCCCAACACGCCATCACTGGTTCAGACCGGTGCCGCCGGCCTGTTTGCCAACGGGCAGGTGTCCGACGATCAAAAACAGCTCACCAGTGATATTCTCAATGCCGTGGGGACGTCGTGCTGGTTGCAGACAGAGGCAGAGATTGACGCCGTGACCGCGGTTTCAGGCAGTGGTCCCGCCTATTACTTCCTGATCATGGAAATCATGCAGGAAATCGGCGAAGAGCTCGGACTGTCGCCGGAACTTTCGCGGCAGCTCACCTTGCAAACTGCCCTTGGGGCGGCAAAAATGGCCGTCAGCAGCGATGTTGATGCCGCCGAATTGAGGCGGCGGGTCAGCTCCCCCGGCGGCACGACGGAGCGCGCTATAGAGGCTTTCGAAGCCGGCAATCTGAAAACACTGTTTCGTGAGGCAATGAATAGCGCCGTGAAACGCGCAGCAGAGATGGCCGACGAACTGGCAAACTAA
- a CDS encoding type IV pilus twitching motility protein PilT, translating into MDITELLAFSVKQGSSDLHLSGGLPPMIRIDGDMRRVNLPPMQHKEVHQLIYDIMNDKQRRDYEEFLETDFSFEVPGVARFRVNAFNQNRGAAGVFRTIPSRVLTLEDLGLGQVFRNLAMLPRGLVLVTGPTGSGKSTTLAAMMDYVNENRYQHILTIEDPIEFVHESKKCLVNQREVHRDTHGFSEALRSALREDPDIILVGEMRDLETIRLALTAAETGHLVFGTLHTTSAAKTIDRIVDVFPAAEKSMVRAMLSESLQAVISQTLMKKIGGGRIASHEIMIGTPAIRNLIREEKIAQMYSAIQTGASHGMQTMDQNLHRLVAQKVITRETAREKAKIPDEF; encoded by the coding sequence ATGGATATTACGGAACTGCTGGCTTTTAGCGTAAAACAGGGTTCGTCAGATTTGCACCTTTCAGGTGGTCTGCCCCCGATGATCAGGATCGATGGTGATATGCGGCGGGTGAATCTCCCGCCCATGCAGCACAAGGAGGTCCACCAGTTAATCTACGACATCATGAACGACAAACAGCGCCGCGATTATGAAGAGTTTCTGGAGACAGATTTCTCGTTTGAGGTGCCTGGTGTCGCTCGCTTCCGGGTCAATGCGTTTAATCAAAACAGGGGGGCTGCGGGGGTATTTCGTACCATTCCCTCCCGGGTGCTGACGCTGGAGGATCTGGGGCTGGGACAGGTGTTCCGCAATCTCGCAATGCTGCCACGGGGACTGGTACTGGTCACTGGGCCGACGGGCTCGGGCAAGTCCACGACGCTGGCTGCAATGATGGATTACGTCAATGAGAACCGCTATCAGCACATCCTCACCATTGAAGACCCCATCGAATTTGTTCACGAAAGTAAAAAGTGTCTGGTTAACCAACGGGAAGTCCACCGAGACACCCACGGCTTCAGCGAGGCACTACGGTCTGCTCTGCGAGAAGATCCCGATATTATTCTGGTGGGCGAAATGCGTGATCTGGAGACGATTCGGCTCGCGTTGACGGCAGCGGAAACCGGCCACCTTGTGTTTGGCACACTCCATACTACCTCGGCAGCAAAAACCATCGACCGTATTGTGGATGTGTTTCCGGCGGCTGAAAAATCCATGGTGCGGGCCATGCTGTCCGAATCACTGCAGGCGGTCATTTCGCAAACGCTGATGAAAAAGATTGGCGGCGGTCGTATCGCTTCTCACGAAATCATGATTGGCACACCCGCAATCCGCAATCTGATTCGCGAGGAAAAAATTGCCCAGATGTACTCCGCCATACAGACAGGAGCATCACACGGCATGCAAACCATGGATCAGAATCTACACAGGCTGGTAGCCCAGAAAGTAATCACCCGCGAGACAGCCCGCGAAAAAGCCAAAATACCGGATGAGTTCTAG
- the gmk gene encoding guanylate kinase: MSTTGTLYTVSAPSGAGKTSLVNALLQQCQNICVSISHTTRPMRPGEQDGINYHFVDQATFSTMLREKAFLEHARVFNNYYGTSRSWVEQTLVQGLDVILEIDWQGAAQIRRLVPGCIGIFILPPSLAILEQRLNGRGQDEPAIIRQRLAEAQLEMSHYTEADFLVINDHFDTALTDLRSIIISHRLKLDAQCQRNSKLLKDLLS; the protein is encoded by the coding sequence ATGTCGACAACAGGTACTCTGTACACGGTATCAGCACCTTCCGGTGCCGGAAAAACCAGTCTGGTAAATGCGCTTTTACAGCAGTGTCAGAACATCTGTGTTTCCATCTCCCACACCACCCGACCAATGCGGCCCGGCGAGCAGGATGGCATCAACTATCACTTTGTCGATCAGGCAACGTTCAGCACCATGCTCAGGGAAAAAGCGTTCCTTGAGCATGCCAGGGTATTCAATAACTATTACGGCACATCGCGCAGCTGGGTAGAACAGACACTCGTCCAAGGACTCGATGTTATCCTGGAAATTGACTGGCAGGGAGCTGCACAAATCCGTCGTCTGGTCCCTGGCTGTATCGGCATCTTCATCCTGCCGCCGTCACTGGCCATTCTCGAACAACGCCTTAACGGTCGCGGACAGGACGAGCCCGCCATCATTCGCCAACGGCTGGCAGAGGCGCAACTGGAAATGTCCCACTATACGGAAGCGGACTTTCTGGTGATTAATGACCATTTCGACACGGCCTTGACAGATCTCCGGTCAATTATCATCAGTCACCGACTGAAACTGGACGCTCAGTGCCAGCGAAACAGCAAATTACTCAAGGATTTGTTGTCCTGA
- a CDS encoding hydrogen peroxide-inducible genes activator translates to MTLTELRYIVTLAQQQHFGQAAELCHVSQPTLSIAVKKLEQELGVDLFERSKNSVRPTPIGEQVVAQAQRVLEESASIKDIASAGRDQLKAPLYVGAIFTIGPYLFPHFIPALQKAVPQMPLVVEEGFTATLRQRLRKGELDVIIVALPFTEPDVVTQPLFSEPFVVLMPEDHPLGKKKTIRPVDLDDENVLLLGEGHCFGDQVREALPNLNKHLDETQSQIRTHSEGSSLETLRHMVASRLGITILPQSAAIGAGYKDGLLITRPFADPVPCRTVALAWRASFPRHKAVDALREAIKMNSLPSCPPCAA, encoded by the coding sequence ATGACCTTAACGGAATTACGCTATATCGTCACGTTGGCACAACAGCAACACTTTGGCCAGGCAGCAGAGTTATGCCATGTCAGCCAACCCACACTGAGTATCGCCGTCAAAAAACTCGAGCAGGAACTGGGAGTTGATCTTTTTGAACGCTCCAAGAACAGCGTGCGACCGACTCCCATCGGCGAACAGGTGGTCGCCCAGGCACAAAGGGTGCTGGAGGAAAGCGCGTCCATCAAGGATATTGCCTCAGCCGGCAGAGATCAGCTCAAGGCGCCACTCTATGTGGGTGCTATTTTTACCATTGGCCCATATCTGTTTCCACACTTCATTCCGGCATTGCAAAAGGCTGTGCCACAAATGCCGCTAGTGGTAGAAGAGGGCTTTACCGCCACACTGCGACAGCGACTGCGCAAGGGCGAACTGGACGTGATTATCGTGGCGCTGCCATTTACGGAACCCGACGTGGTTACTCAACCGCTATTCTCTGAACCTTTTGTCGTATTGATGCCCGAAGATCACCCACTGGGCAAAAAGAAGACTATCCGTCCCGTCGACCTGGACGACGAGAATGTCCTGTTGCTTGGCGAGGGCCACTGCTTTGGCGACCAGGTCAGGGAGGCTTTACCCAACCTGAACAAACACCTCGATGAAACCCAGAGCCAGATTCGCACCCACAGCGAAGGCAGCTCGCTGGAGACCTTGCGTCATATGGTCGCCTCCCGACTGGGCATTACCATTCTGCCGCAGTCCGCAGCTATCGGCGCTGGCTACAAAGACGGGTTACTGATTACCAGACCTTTTGCAGATCCGGTTCCCTGCCGAACGGTGGCACTGGCCTGGCGGGCCAGCTTTCCAAGACACAAGGCAGTCGATGCACTGCGGGAAGCCATCAAAATGAACTCGCTACCCAGCTGCCCACCCTGTGCTGCATGA
- the rpoZ gene encoding DNA-directed RNA polymerase subunit omega, producing the protein MARITVEDCLDHVENRFELVMVSSKRARQLAVGGKQPHLPWENDKPTVMALREIEEGFIDASILKQKEEPEEMLLEYGDFEDTSAPELPVAPETE; encoded by the coding sequence ATGGCCCGTATCACTGTCGAAGATTGCCTTGATCATGTGGAGAACCGCTTTGAACTGGTCATGGTCAGCTCCAAGCGGGCACGCCAGCTCGCTGTCGGTGGCAAGCAACCACATCTGCCCTGGGAAAATGACAAACCCACCGTCATGGCATTGCGCGAAATTGAAGAGGGTTTCATCGATGCAAGTATTCTGAAGCAGAAAGAAGAACCCGAAGAAATGCTGTTGGAATATGGTGATTTTGAAGATACCTCAGCTCCCGAGCTACCGGTAGCCCCTGAAACCGAGTAA
- a CDS encoding NAD-dependent epimerase/dehydratase family protein yields MKVLFIGCGDIGVRCIHKLQMLEGWTGLAMRRHPGRLPATIPSVTGDICDTPHLTELLLNASIDAIVVTLTPGEMSDEGYRASYVAGAESLAMAIRDSGWCSGPVLWVSSTSVYGQGGGEWVDELSDTIPASYRGKRLLQAEGLIGGLPVPAVVIRYAGVYGPGRGRMLAQLHRGELAPPHPVQWSNRIHAEDCAGVLVHLLHRYRDDRPLHSLYLATDNEPAPLYDVHRWLAEQLDINMTDTVTTASAGRAGNRRCSNQRLLESGYRFLYPTFREGYAALISESPE; encoded by the coding sequence TTGAAAGTATTATTTATTGGTTGTGGTGACATCGGGGTTCGTTGCATTCACAAGCTGCAGATGCTGGAGGGGTGGACAGGCCTGGCGATGCGTCGCCATCCCGGTCGGCTGCCTGCGACAATTCCATCGGTGACGGGAGATATTTGCGACACCCCTCATCTCACTGAATTGCTGCTTAACGCCAGTATTGATGCCATTGTTGTTACGCTGACTCCGGGGGAGATGAGTGACGAAGGGTATCGGGCCAGTTATGTGGCGGGTGCAGAGTCGCTGGCCATGGCGATTCGAGACAGTGGCTGGTGTTCTGGACCGGTGCTCTGGGTGTCCAGTACGAGTGTGTATGGTCAGGGAGGGGGTGAGTGGGTTGATGAGTTATCGGACACCATTCCCGCATCCTATCGTGGTAAACGCTTACTTCAGGCAGAAGGCCTGATTGGCGGACTTCCGGTGCCCGCTGTAGTGATTCGTTACGCCGGTGTTTATGGGCCCGGTCGGGGGCGTATGCTTGCGCAACTACACAGAGGGGAGCTGGCACCGCCACACCCTGTTCAGTGGAGTAATCGCATTCATGCAGAAGATTGCGCCGGGGTGCTGGTGCATTTGCTACATCGCTACCGGGACGATAGGCCGCTGCACAGCCTCTATCTTGCAACGGATAACGAACCTGCGCCTCTCTATGACGTGCATCGGTGGCTGGCAGAGCAATTGGACATAAACATGACTGATACTGTTACAACAGCCAGTGCCGGCCGGGCCGGTAATCGGCGTTGTAGCAATCAACGTCTGCTAGAAAGCGGCTACCGGTTTCTTTACCCCACTTTCAGGGAAGGCTACGCTGCGCTGATATCCGAATCGCCGGAGTAG
- a CDS encoding YicC/YloC family endoribonuclease, which yields MPSSMTAFARHSIECHWGTATWEIRSVNHRYLETGFRMPETVRDLEVTLRELTRKHLQRGKVDCTLQLNIAKQSGEVAINQPLAEQYIAASEQLARLMADPAKISPLDILRWPGVLSEPEIDREELKNTLLRLFEETLDQLVEGRRREGEKLGELVEKRLDGIAVQLATVRSRLPELLAAQRQKLVDRLQEVSTGLDQNRLEQELVLIAQRADVDEELDRLDTHLGEIRRVLQRQEPIGRRLDFLMQELNREANTLSSKSIATDTTNAAVELKVLIEQMREQIQNIE from the coding sequence ATGCCCAGCAGTATGACTGCCTTTGCCCGCCACAGTATCGAGTGCCACTGGGGCACCGCCACCTGGGAAATCCGCTCTGTCAATCACCGCTATCTGGAAACCGGTTTCAGAATGCCGGAAACTGTCAGGGATCTTGAAGTGACCCTGCGCGAACTGACCCGAAAACACCTTCAACGGGGCAAGGTGGACTGCACCCTGCAACTCAATATCGCCAAACAATCCGGTGAAGTAGCCATCAATCAACCATTGGCAGAACAATATATTGCCGCCAGCGAACAACTGGCCCGCCTGATGGCTGATCCCGCAAAAATCTCACCGCTGGACATCTTGCGCTGGCCGGGAGTGCTCAGTGAACCAGAGATCGACCGGGAAGAACTCAAGAACACACTGCTGCGATTGTTTGAAGAGACACTGGATCAACTGGTGGAGGGCCGTCGCCGGGAAGGTGAAAAACTCGGCGAACTGGTCGAAAAGCGACTGGACGGCATTGCCGTGCAACTGGCTACCGTGCGATCGCGATTGCCGGAACTGCTGGCCGCCCAGCGCCAGAAACTGGTTGACCGACTGCAGGAGGTGAGCACCGGTCTGGATCAGAACCGATTGGAACAGGAGCTGGTGTTGATTGCCCAACGGGCCGATGTGGACGAAGAACTGGACCGTCTGGATACCCACCTGGGTGAAATCCGCCGTGTGTTGCAACGCCAGGAACCGATTGGTCGGCGGTTGGACTTCCTCATGCAGGAACTCAACCGCGAAGCTAATACCCTGTCCTCAAAATCCATTGCCACTGATACCACCAACGCAGCAGTCGAGCTGAAGGTTCTGATCGAACAGATGCGCGAGCAGATTCAGAATATTGAATAA
- a CDS encoding RelA/SpoT family protein: MQAVDALSNKLSSYLEQQEVQAILDAYQFATGCHEGQLRQSGEPYISHPLAVANILADMHLDAESLMAAMLHDVIEDTGVSKEDLAGRFGSTVAELVDGVSKLTEIEFASRAEQQAENFQKMTLAMARDIRVMLVKLADRLHNMRTLKVLSAAKRRRIARETLDIYAPIAQRLGINDIRVEFEDLGFAAMYPMRHQRLRAALKSARGNRKHIVEEIKDSIEIRLDKELISAEVTGREKHLWSIYQKMKTKRKSFRDIMDVFAFRIVVETVDDCYRTLGVIHNLFKPVPGEFKDYVAIPKVNGYQSLHTVLIGMHGVPIEVQIRTRDMDAMANFGIAAHWLYKSREEGNPRTSRWVQGLLEIQQKAGNSLEFIEHVKADLFPDEVYVFTPGGQIISLPSGATPVDFAYAVHTNVGNTCVASKINGQLTSLSEPLQSGCKVTIINAKDAQPNPSWLNFVVTAKARSAIRHFLKHQQHEESVDLGKRLLDRALETFGSNYKNIRKSWIKRLLVETGAANFEEVLEQIGLGNRLAYGVANLMAPPSMRKTYVPEEFESPIMIDTSDGLIISYARCCHPIPGDPILGHLSPGRGLVVHRESCKNLNEIRTNVEKCMALNWSPRVKGDFSVEFKVELTSERGIIAALAARISESEATIQQISIKERDAHSSVVDLVIDVKGRIHLANVMRKIRNLKQVQRVYRTKN; the protein is encoded by the coding sequence TTGCAAGCCGTTGATGCACTGAGCAACAAGCTCTCCTCCTACCTCGAACAGCAAGAAGTCCAGGCTATTCTCGACGCCTATCAGTTCGCGACTGGCTGCCACGAAGGTCAGCTGCGTCAGAGCGGCGAACCTTACATCAGCCACCCCCTCGCTGTCGCCAATATTCTCGCAGACATGCATCTCGATGCAGAAAGCCTGATGGCGGCCATGCTCCACGATGTCATTGAAGATACCGGCGTCAGCAAGGAAGACCTCGCCGGACGCTTTGGTTCCACCGTCGCTGAGCTGGTGGACGGCGTGAGCAAGCTTACTGAAATTGAGTTTGCTTCCCGAGCCGAGCAGCAGGCAGAAAACTTTCAGAAAATGACCCTGGCCATGGCCCGGGATATCCGGGTTATGCTGGTAAAACTGGCTGACCGGCTCCACAACATGCGCACCCTTAAGGTACTCAGTGCAGCCAAACGGCGGCGGATTGCCAGAGAGACTCTGGATATTTACGCCCCCATAGCCCAGCGACTGGGGATCAACGATATTCGTGTGGAGTTTGAGGATCTCGGCTTTGCGGCGATGTACCCGATGCGCCATCAGCGTCTGCGGGCGGCTCTCAAATCCGCTCGAGGCAATCGCAAGCACATTGTTGAAGAAATCAAGGACAGCATAGAAATTCGTCTTGACAAGGAGCTGATCTCTGCCGAGGTCACAGGTCGCGAGAAGCATCTCTGGAGTATCTACCAGAAGATGAAAACCAAACGAAAATCCTTTCGCGATATCATGGACGTCTTTGCCTTTCGCATCGTGGTGGAGACAGTGGATGACTGTTATCGGACGCTGGGCGTCATCCACAACCTGTTCAAACCGGTACCCGGTGAGTTTAAAGATTATGTTGCCATCCCCAAGGTAAATGGCTACCAGTCTTTGCACACGGTATTGATCGGCATGCACGGGGTGCCTATCGAAGTACAGATCAGAACCCGGGACATGGACGCCATGGCCAACTTCGGCATCGCTGCCCACTGGCTTTACAAGTCACGCGAAGAAGGAAACCCCAGAACCAGTCGCTGGGTACAGGGACTACTGGAAATCCAGCAAAAGGCGGGGAATTCCCTGGAATTTATCGAACACGTCAAAGCTGACCTGTTTCCCGATGAGGTCTATGTCTTCACGCCAGGCGGCCAGATTATTTCATTACCCTCGGGGGCGACACCGGTAGACTTCGCCTACGCAGTTCATACCAATGTGGGCAATACCTGTGTAGCCAGCAAAATTAACGGACAACTAACTTCACTCTCCGAACCCCTGCAAAGCGGCTGTAAAGTGACCATAATCAACGCCAAGGATGCGCAGCCCAATCCCTCCTGGCTGAATTTTGTCGTGACGGCCAAAGCCCGCAGTGCCATCCGCCACTTCCTGAAACATCAGCAGCACGAAGAATCCGTGGATCTGGGCAAACGACTGCTTGACCGGGCACTGGAGACTTTTGGCAGCAACTATAAAAATATTCGAAAATCCTGGATCAAGCGTCTGCTGGTTGAAACCGGTGCCGCCAATTTTGAAGAAGTTCTGGAGCAGATTGGTCTCGGCAACCGCCTTGCATACGGTGTTGCCAACCTGATGGCGCCACCCTCAATGCGTAAAACTTACGTCCCCGAGGAATTTGAATCACCCATCATGATTGATACCAGCGACGGTCTTATCATCAGTTATGCCCGTTGCTGCCACCCGATTCCCGGCGACCCGATTCTCGGCCATCTCAGCCCTGGCCGGGGCCTTGTGGTACACCGTGAGTCCTGTAAAAACCTTAATGAAATTCGCACCAATGTTGAAAAGTGCATGGCGCTGAACTGGTCCCCCAGGGTCAAGGGAGATTTTTCGGTGGAGTTCAAAGTGGAATTGACCTCCGAGCGGGGCATCATCGCCGCACTCGCTGCACGCATTTCCGAAAGCGAAGCTACTATTCAGCAAATCAGCATCAAGGAGAGAGATGCCCACTCCAGCGTCGTGGATCTGGTGATTGACGTCAAAGGGCGTATTCACCTGGCCAATGTGATGCGTAAAATTCGCAACTTGAAACAGGTGCAGCGCGTTTATCGCACCAAGAATTAA
- a CDS encoding RidA family protein, with the protein MLNKAVISTDNAPSAIGTYSQAIKVSNTVYLSGQIPLDPDSMQVVEGGISAEIDQVFKNLAAVCEEAGGSLKDIVKLNIFLTDMGNFASVNEAMAHYFTAPYPARAAIGVKELPKGVGVEMDGIMVI; encoded by the coding sequence ATGCTAAATAAAGCCGTCATCAGTACGGACAATGCCCCCTCCGCCATAGGCACTTACTCCCAGGCGATAAAAGTCAGTAACACCGTTTACCTGTCAGGTCAGATACCACTCGACCCCGACAGCATGCAGGTAGTGGAAGGGGGAATTTCCGCAGAAATCGACCAGGTATTCAAAAATCTGGCCGCCGTCTGCGAGGAAGCTGGCGGCTCTCTAAAAGATATTGTCAAACTGAATATTTTCCTGACTGACATGGGCAACTTTGCCTCTGTCAATGAAGCCATGGCCCACTATTTTACTGCACCCTACCCAGCGCGGGCGGCCATTGGTGTCAAGGAATTGCCCAAAGGGGTTGGCGTGGAAATGGACGGTATTATGGTCATCTGA
- the rph gene encoding ribonuclease PH translates to MSRPSGRRPEQLRAVKLTRSYTRHAEGSVLVEFGETKVICTASVESSVPRFLRGKGQGWVTAEYGMLPRSTGERMAREASRGRQGGRTLEIQRLIGRSLRAAMDLKALGEHTITVDCDVIQADGGTRTASITGACVALADAVSHLQERGKIKTNPLTNMVASVSVGIYQGVPVLDLDYAEDSTAETDMNVVMNSSGGFIEIQGTAEAAPFTEGELQAMMVLAKHGIADLVRVQKMALANPGG, encoded by the coding sequence ATGTCCCGACCCAGTGGCCGTCGTCCCGAGCAGCTCCGCGCTGTAAAACTCACCCGCAGTTACACTCGGCATGCAGAGGGATCTGTGTTGGTGGAGTTTGGTGAAACCAAAGTCATTTGTACCGCCAGTGTCGAGTCCTCTGTGCCACGTTTCCTGCGCGGCAAGGGACAGGGTTGGGTGACCGCTGAATACGGCATGCTGCCCCGTTCCACCGGTGAGCGTATGGCTCGTGAGGCATCGAGGGGGCGTCAGGGTGGCAGAACCCTTGAAATCCAGCGTCTGATCGGTCGCTCACTGCGGGCGGCCATGGATTTGAAGGCGCTGGGTGAGCATACCATTACGGTGGACTGTGATGTGATCCAGGCCGACGGTGGCACCCGTACCGCCTCCATCACAGGTGCCTGTGTCGCGCTTGCCGATGCGGTTAGTCACTTGCAGGAGCGCGGTAAAATCAAGACCAATCCCCTCACCAACATGGTGGCGTCGGTTTCGGTAGGCATTTATCAGGGGGTGCCGGTACTGGATCTTGATTACGCAGAAGATTCGACGGCTGAGACAGACATGAATGTGGTCATGAACAGCAGTGGTGGTTTTATCGAAATTCAGGGCACGGCTGAGGCGGCACCGTTTACCGAAGGAGAACTGCAGGCAATGATGGTGCTGGCCAAGCACGGTATTGCCGATTTGGTCAGGGTGCAGAAAATGGCGCTGGCAAACCCAGGCGGTTAA